The nucleotide window ATAGTGATCTTTTCCGCCACCTCTTCGAACTGGTGTTGACCCGCTGCATCGCAGAAGGGCTTGTCGGTGGGGAGGCTTTGGGTGTTGATGCTTCCATCGTGCAAGCTGATGCAAAGCGGCTGAACAAAGTTGAAGCATCAGATTGGACGCCAGAACGGGTCACACGGGCGACAGAAGAATACTTTGAGACCCTTGATGATGCCGCTTTCGGCGCTGCAACGCCCGTGAAACCAAAGGTGCTCTCGCCGGTTGATCCGGCAGCACGCTTTACTGGAGCAAAGAAGGCCTATTCGATCTTTGCCTATTCCACCAACTATCTGGTGGACTTGGATAATGCTGTGATTGTTGATGTTGAAACAACAGCGCCGATCCGACAGGCGGAAGTCAATGCCGCTCTGGATATGGTTGATCGTGTTGAAGAGAAGTTTGGTATATATCCAGAACGCTTCGTCGGTGATGGCGCTTATGGCAATGCCGAGACACTTGCTTGGCTGGTTCATGAGAAAGGTATCGAGCCACATGTTCCGGTTCTCGACAGATCGCAGCGGCTCGACCAGACATTCTCGAGGACCGACTTCATATTTGACTATGAGAATGACAGATACATTTGCCCTGATGACAAAGACCTGCTGCCCAGTCGCCGTCAATTCCAGACAATCCGGCCCAAGGTGCAGGGTGATGAAAATATCCGATATCGTGCTGCCAAAGCGGACTGCCAGAACTGTGAACTGAAGTTCAGATGTTGCCCAAACACTGCCACCCGACACATCACCAGATCGATCCATGAAGGAGCGCGAGACTTCGCCCGAGATCTGGCAGATACCGATGCCTTTATCGCCTCGAGGCACGCCAGGCGAAAAGTGGAGATGCTATTCGCTCACATGAAGAAGATTCTGGGGCTGAATAGACTGCGTCTTCGAGGCCCAAATGGAGCAAAAGATGAGTTCACACTGGCAGCCACAGCACAAAACCTGCGCAAGATGGCAAAGCTGCTCCCAACACCAGCATGAGGGAGCGTCGAGCCTCTCAAAACTGCCCTCCGTTTTGCGCTGCAGCACTTAATTTTCAACAGAATTCCTTGGTTCTATTACCTTTGGGGGCCGGTCTCCACCCTGAAACAGATCCACCAGCGGGCCATTGAGCGCGGCTGCCGCAGCTATCTGGATCGCCGGATTGATGACATTCTTGCCATGACCGAACCAAAGCGCACAACCCGCCTGAAACAATTGCGGGCCAAGGTTTTGTACAATCTGCAGGGCGATATAAGCTGTTATCGGGAGGTGGTGCGCGAGCTGCGCCAATATCGAGTGCAGCATACTGGCGAAAAGCTGGATTTTGCCAGCGATAGCATCCATACGGCCATGAGCCTGAAATTCAACCATCTTCATAACCATTTTGCCGCCCTGATGAAGATTGACAGCGCCCCCAGTCAGATGGATTTGTTTGGCTGATACAATCGCGCGCTGCTATCGTGGCGCTGAGCTGACAGGCAGTAAGAAAATAACTAACGAGAAGCGCGATTCTCGTTAGCTGCGCCTTTCCAACTAGTTGTTTGATCCCAGGCTTTGATGGTGCACCTTTCTCATTTGAATGGAGGGAAGCACTATGGGCCAAGTTCTACACGGCAGCGCCACGACGACAAAGACAGTCCGTCGAGCAATACAAAATAGTCAAGAGAGCCTGAGAGCGCTTTCGAAGCGATATGGCATCAATCAGAAAACGGTCGTGAAGTGGAAGAAGCGTGCTTCACAAACGGACTTGAGAACCGGGCCGAAGGAACCACGTTCGACGGTGCTGTCGCGGCAAGAAGAAGCGACCATTGTCGCCTTCCGCAGGCACACCTTGCTGCCTCTCGACGACTGCCTTTATGCACTCCAGCCGACAATCCCACATCTGACGCGCTCCTCACTACACAGATGCCTGCAAAGACATGGAGTTTCACGGCTACCAAATGTCGAAGGCGACAAGCAGCCAAAGAAGCGTTTCAAGAGCTATCCGATCGGCTATTTCCATATCGATATTGCTGAGGTGCAGACAGCTGAAGGCAAGATCTATCTCTTTGTGGCTATTGACCGGACATCCAAGTATGCCTTCGTCGAACTCTATACCAAGGCAGGAAAGATGAATGCTGCACAGTTCCTGCGTAATCTGGTCGCAACTGTGCCCTATACCATCCATACCGTTCTGACCGACAATGGCATCCAGTTCACTAACCGGGCGCGCGATCTCCATGAGGTCAAGCACATCTTTGACCGGGTCTGCACTGGAAACGGCATTGAACACCGCCTGACAAAGGTGAAGCACCCATGGACCAACGGTCAGGTCGAGAGGATGAACCGGACGATTAAGGATGCCACCGTCAAACGGTTCCATTACGGCGGTCACGAGCAACTCCAGAAGCATCTGGCTGTTTTCATCGACGCCTACAACTTCGCTAGACGATTGAAGACGCTAAGGGGCCTGACCCCATACGAATTCATCTGCAAAAAGTGGACAGAGGAACCGGAAAAATTCAAAATAAATCCGATCCATCAAATCCCGGGACCAAACAACTAGGCCGTAAACTCATAAAAATTGTTTGATTTCAGCCGAGATTGTGATTCAAGGATTCCAGACTAAGGAGCCTTGCATGACACGCCGCCGTTATGAATTGACCGACTTTGAATGGTCCATCATCGAACCTTTGTTGCCGAACAAATCTCGAGGAGTTGCCCGTGTTGATGATCGCCGGGTGCTGAATGGTATCCTTTGGCGTTTTCGCACTGGTTCACCCTGGGCCGATATCCCCAAACGATATGGTCCCTATACGACCTGCTACAATCGGTTTGTCCGTTGGCGCAAATCCTGTATCTGGGATCGACTTCTTCAAGCGGTTTCCAAGGCTTATGACGACGACATCATCATGATCGATAGTTCTTGTGTTCGGGTCCATCAACATGGTGCTACAGCAAAAAGGGGGATCAGGATGATGGTTGCATGGGACGCTCCCGGGGTGGCTTGACCACCAAGATCCACGCTTTGGTTGATGCAGAAGGCCGACCAATTGACCTGCGCCTGAGTGCCGGACAAGTCCATGACAACCGCCCCGCTGATGATATGCTCGACATCATGAGAGCCGATACAATCATCCTTGCGGATAAGGCTTATGACAGTAACGCCATCCGGACAAAAGCCAAAGAACGGGGTGCTTGGGCGAACATCCCGCCCAAACGAAATCGCAAGGCATCCGTGACCTTTTCAAAATGGGTTTATAAACAGCGCAATGCAGTGGAACGCTTCTTCAACAAAATCAAACAGTTCCGCGCAATCGCCACCAGATATGATAAGAACCCGCTGAACTTTCTGGCAGCCATCAAACTCGTCGCAGCACTGGTCTGGATCAGAAGTTTATGAGTCTACGGACTAACTCATTGAAACTTACGGTAAGAGCCGGGAAATAGAGTGATCGATAAAATTCTTCTTTATCGATCAGATATAGGGTAAAATGTGATGGATAAAGAGAGGGTTTATCCATCATGCGTTGGAATTGGCAACAAGACGATTGGCCCGACTGGTCCTTTGATACGGACCAGTTGGCAGACTATGAACAGCGCTTTTTGCTGGCATCGGGCCAGTTGATGGAAGCATGGCGGCATCTGACAGCCCATGACAGGCAGCAGGTGCGTATTGATCTGCTAAGTGATGAAGCGCTCAAAACCTCTAGAATTGAAGGAGAATATCTGGACCGGGAATCGGTGCAATCCTCCGTGCGGCGGCAATTTGGCCTGAAAAGCGACCGGAAAGCCAGTCCGGCAGAAGCCGGAATCGCAGAATTGATGGTTGCCTGTTTCGAGGATTTTGACGCGCAGCTTACCCACCAGACCCTGTTTCATTGGCATGAGATGGTTTGCCGTGGGCGCAGTGATCTGGATGACATCGGGGCTTATCGCACCCATGACGAGGCCATGCAGGTTGTCTCAGGACCTGATTATAAGCCGAAAATCCATTTTGAAGCCCCGCCATCTGCCCGCATGAAAGAAGAGATGAGCGATTTCTTTGACTGGTTCGGGAAATCCAGATTGTCCGCCTTGACCAAGGCGGGGCTTGCCCATCTCTGGTTTGTTTCCATTCATCCTTTTGAAAATGGTAATGGACGAATCGCCCGCGCCCTGTGCGAAAAATGCTTTGCCAGCGCCCTGGGACAACCCAGCACGCTGGCCCTGTCTCGCCAGATCGAAAAGGACCGTAAAGACTATTATCAGGCGCTGGAGGACAATAACAAGGAACTCGAAGTCACGCAGTGGCTCGTCTGGTTTGCCCAAAAGGCCTTGGAGGCGCAGCGCTATTCCATTGCCATGATCCATCATTTGATCGCCAAGGCCCGCATGATGGATGGTTTGCGTGGAGAGCTGAATCCGCGTCAGGAAAAGGCACTTTTGCGGCTGTTCGAATCTGGGCAGGAAGGCTTTGCGGGCGGCCTTAGCGCCCAAAACTACATTGCCATCACGGGCGCGGCAGAGGCAACCGCAACACGTGATCTGCGCGACCTTGTTGCCAAGGGCGCTCTAAGGCGCACCGGTGAGCGCAAATCGACACGCTATTGGCTGGAAACGGGCGCTGAATAGGAAAGTAGCTCAATAACGAGGTGACGCACCGCCCATTCGCTACATGCTGGAGACCCGCAAAAACTGTCTAAATTTGGCTGCCCATCACCATTTTCGGCAGTGGGCGTGTATCATTCCAACGTTTTGAGCGCTGTTTGATGCCGGTATTTCTGTTTTGCTGCCCTCAAGACGGATTCATGCCATGCCACTCCTCCGCTCATGGAAGACCAGACGATCAACAAAACATAGAGAAATGAAATACAATTATTGGTTGATTTGCATTGAAAAACACTAATTTTTATATATAATGCAACCTGCGTCTTTAAAAAATGCACAAAGGGGGCCTCCCTAGACGTGCGTGAGAAGTGAGAAGAGATATGAGCAAATCAGCCCTAATTGTCATTGACCCACAAGTGATTTATGAAGACCAGAGTTCTCCATTAGCTGTGAAAGAGTTTGGTCAAACTCTAAAGAAAATTAACAAGCTAATATCCCATTTTGAAAAACAGTCACTGCCAACAATCTATGTTCGCCACGAACACCGGGCAACAGGGGTCGATCTCGGAAGAATGTTTGATTTCTCAGGTGAAGCTGAAGAACCAAATTTTACTAGTGGCAAAGAGGAAGTCAATTATGTTGATGATCTAAAGCTCTCCGAGGATGCAATCCATATTGTTAAGACTAGATATTCGTGTTTTGCAGGAACAGAACTCGAATGCCTTCTCAAAACAGCTAACGTGGATACAGTCGTCATCTGCGGCTTCATGACTAATTTTTGCTGCGAGTCGACTGCTCGTGAGGCACACGACAAAGATTATTTCGTAGATTTTATTCTTGATGCAACAGGATGCCCCGACCTTTCTGAAGATTTTGATCAAGATAAAATAAGACAAACCGTCGCCAATACCCTAGAAGAAGGATATGCCAGAGTAATAAATTTCGGTGATTATTTAAGGATATAGATACTATTGCGCGCAACTGCTCTTCCGGGCCACTTTGTCATAATATGACCATGTGGTTCTATGGCTTATATTTACTACAGCAATTGCGATCCATTCAATGCTATAAAGAAACAGCGCCTCCGTTAGACAAGGAGCGTTTGAAATGCACAACACCCATGAAATTGGAATTGGCACTTCGATCATCCCAGGTGTCAATGAAAGTAAATATGCATCAGTGGTTTGCTTTCTTCTCGATTCAGTCGACGAAACAGGCCGTTGGGGAGGATCAGATTTTGAAAACTGGGCGCCAGTTGTAACTGCACTAACAGTGGATTTATTGTTGAATCTCGGATTTGACTTGGAAACTAGTTGGATCGTCGGAGATGCAGGGAGTGCCCGAACCCACAACTTAAAGAAGTCCATTCAATACTTAAACTCATCAATTTCAAGCGATGGTGAATTTGGCGAAGACATATGGGATAGTGCAAAACTAGGCCAGATGATATTGAGACATAGCTTGGAAGATGAATTTAGTCGCTGGAATGCTTTGAAAAGTAGTATTTCAAATTCAATAAAGCGTAGAAGCTATAGATCTCGGGTTGATACTTGGGAGGGCCCGGGAACTATGGCAGCTTTGATAAGCTATTGCGAACTCCTTCGTAACGAAACAGAAGCGGCCAGCATTTTTTCAGAACTGATCCAATTACAATCTGACACAGGAGAATTTCACGGTTCTCAATCTGAACATGGGAATGATTTAGCATCACCAGTTTGGCACACTGCTCAAGTCCTACTGGCATTCTTCAATCGCGGTCTGACGGAAAAAGATGAAAGAGTCGCAAAGTCGGTGGAATGGTTAGAAAAAACACAAACCCCGGAAGGTGCATGGCGTTTTTTTCATCGATATGACGTCTATTTTACTTGCTATGCGATAATGGCGCTCTCGCGCCTACCGAAAGCGCCTACGTCTTTGACGAGAGCTCTGTCTTGGTTGGATGATCAAGTTTCTAGCAATGGCAAGGTAGCAGACGAAGGTGGGTCAATAATGGCCGCGCTTGCATACTTTTCGTATCATGGACACAAATTTCATGCATCCCTCGAAGGTGCCGAGTATCACAATGCGCGTAAACTAGGCGTTTACTGCACATCGCTTCTTGAGGAATTATCCGAGTTACAATCTGAAAACAGTATTTTAGGCAGTGAACTTTCAAACAGAAAAGAAAAACTAGAAGTGTTTGAAAGACGATTTGGTGATGCGGACTTTGGGGTTACTACAAAGCAGGTGTTTGTAGTTGGTTTGATTGTGGCGATTCTGTTCAGCGTAGGAATTGTTGCAGGATCTAAGGTACTTGATGGTATCCTATACAGAGAAAATCAGAACAAAACCAACGTATCGGTTGAAAGCTCACATCTAGGACCAGCGCCTAAAAATCAGGATGAAGAGTAATCCAACAATGATCCAAGATAGCTTTCTTTTACCCAATGATCTCGTGGATATACCCTTAATGGAGAAACTCACCCATTCGCCTAAAGCAAGTGGAATTTTAAAAACATTAAGGAAGCTAGATTTCCAAGAAACAGAGCCTCATGCAGTTTTAAAATACATTAACCAAGTATACCAACACACTCTATCAATGCCTTATCGTTATGCTTCAGCGCAACTAACGGCAACCGAAGTATTAAATGCAGGCGAAGGCATGTGCACAAATAAAGCCGTGCTCTCTGTAGCTTTGCTCAGATTGGCCAGTATAAGGTCCGGCTTTTGGGTGCTCAAATATAAGAACTCGGCGCATATCGAAAAAACGGGTGGGGCCAGCGTCTCGGCCTCAATCCAAAAATCTACTGTTCATATTGCACCTGTTGTTTGGTTCCACAGCAGGTGGGTAGCGTTGGATGCCAGTGACGATATCAAAACTGCAAAAATTGTTCATAACTATACCCCCCCTTCTGAATGGTACGGAGAAGACGTTTTATGTATTGATTTAAGCGAGATTGATAAAAACCTTGGAATTTGGCACGACATTACCGCACTAGCTAAAAAACAGCAGGCCGACAGTGGCCGTATACGCGAGTTAAACTCTGCATTAGATAGGAGATTAAACTCATGACAGATTTGGAGGTACGATCTTTATCTATTGATCGAATGGTTTGCCATTGGGCTCTCGCAGAGCCCGATAAAACGGCCATGAGGTATCAAAGTGTCTCGATCTCTTTCTCTCAACTTTGTGGAGCAATATTGAAGGTGAGTGAAGACCTGCGATGTATGGCCGACTCTTTCGATGAATCAGGACTACTTTGTATTGTGTCACAAAACCCAATTAATTTGGTTGTCTTTCAGCTTGCTGCCGTACACAGAGGGATGAATAGTGTAATTGGAAACTCCCAATGGACTTCAGAAATATCAGAGAAATTCTTGACCCAGTCTGATATTATCAGCGTGGTGCATGACGGAAGTATTTGCAGTCAACTTGCCAGCTCTTCCCAAAAAATAGGTATTCCGATCCAAGAAATCGTGCCAGAACTGCAATCCACCAATCGCGAACTTCCATTAAGTGATAGCAAACCATTCTCGCTATCACTTCTCACTTCTGGCTCGACTGGCGTGCCCAAAATCGTACAGAAAACAGCATATTCACTGATATCAGAAATATTCACTTGGATTGTTGAGCTAAATATTTCAAGGAATACTAATACTTCGGTATTTCAACCAATATACTACTCAGCGGCGTGGTTCTATACTTTTTCTACACTTGCCGCTGGAGGGAGTGTGCATTTTGGTGTAAGAAGGCCAGAGTCCATTTTCCTTGAAGAACTTAGGGCCAGTGTAAGTAGCCATTTAATACTCGTACCTTCTCAGTACAGAAGGCTTTGTGAGGCATTTGGTAAAGATGAAGTATTGAGCTGCATCAAAGACCACCAATCAATTCTCATTGTTGGCGA belongs to uncultured Cohaesibacter sp. and includes:
- a CDS encoding IS1182 family transposase; amino-acid sequence: MGPRQVAQAALFYEFSIEDHVPADHLLRKVDHFLDLSEIRSFYSSQGRPSIDPELMIRMLLVGYIMGIRSERRICEEVHLNLAYRWFCRLDLGDPVPDHSTFSKNRHGRFRDSDLFRHLFELVLTRCIAEGLVGGEALGVDASIVQADAKRLNKVEASDWTPERVTRATEEYFETLDDAAFGAATPVKPKVLSPVDPAARFTGAKKAYSIFAYSTNYLVDLDNAVIVDVETTAPIRQAEVNAALDMVDRVEEKFGIYPERFVGDGAYGNAETLAWLVHEKGIEPHVPVLDRSQRLDQTFSRTDFIFDYENDRYICPDDKDLLPSRRQFQTIRPKVQGDENIRYRAAKADCQNCELKFRCCPNTATRHITRSIHEGARDFARDLADTDAFIASRHARRKVEMLFAHMKKILGLNRLRLRGPNGAKDEFTLAATAQNLRKMAKLLPTPA
- a CDS encoding IS481 family transposase codes for the protein MGQVLHGSATTTKTVRRAIQNSQESLRALSKRYGINQKTVVKWKKRASQTDLRTGPKEPRSTVLSRQEEATIVAFRRHTLLPLDDCLYALQPTIPHLTRSSLHRCLQRHGVSRLPNVEGDKQPKKRFKSYPIGYFHIDIAEVQTAEGKIYLFVAIDRTSKYAFVELYTKAGKMNAAQFLRNLVATVPYTIHTVLTDNGIQFTNRARDLHEVKHIFDRVCTGNGIEHRLTKVKHPWTNGQVERMNRTIKDATVKRFHYGGHEQLQKHLAVFIDAYNFARRLKTLRGLTPYEFICKKWTEEPEKFKINPIHQIPGPNN
- a CDS encoding IS5 family transposase (programmed frameshift), whose amino-acid sequence is MTRRRYELTDFEWSIIEPLLPNKSRGVARVDDRRVLNGILWRFRTGSPWADIPKRYGPYTTCYNRFVRWRKSCIWDRLLQAVSKAYDDDIIMIDSSCVRVHQHGATGKKGDQDDGCMGRSRGGLTTKIHALVDAEGRPIDLRLSAGQVHDNRPADDMLDIMRADTIILADKAYDSNAIRTKAKERGAWANIPPKRNRKASVTFSKWVYKQRNAVERFFNKIKQFRAIATRYDKNPLNFLAAIKLVAALVWIRSL
- a CDS encoding Fic family protein, with protein sequence MRWNWQQDDWPDWSFDTDQLADYEQRFLLASGQLMEAWRHLTAHDRQQVRIDLLSDEALKTSRIEGEYLDRESVQSSVRRQFGLKSDRKASPAEAGIAELMVACFEDFDAQLTHQTLFHWHEMVCRGRSDLDDIGAYRTHDEAMQVVSGPDYKPKIHFEAPPSARMKEEMSDFFDWFGKSRLSALTKAGLAHLWFVSIHPFENGNGRIARALCEKCFASALGQPSTLALSRQIEKDRKDYYQALEDNNKELEVTQWLVWFAQKALEAQRYSIAMIHHLIAKARMMDGLRGELNPRQEKALLRLFESGQEGFAGGLSAQNYIAITGAAEATATRDLRDLVAKGALRRTGERKSTRYWLETGAE
- a CDS encoding isochorismatase family cysteine hydrolase, with amino-acid sequence MSKSALIVIDPQVIYEDQSSPLAVKEFGQTLKKINKLISHFEKQSLPTIYVRHEHRATGVDLGRMFDFSGEAEEPNFTSGKEEVNYVDDLKLSEDAIHIVKTRYSCFAGTELECLLKTANVDTVVICGFMTNFCCESTAREAHDKDYFVDFILDATGCPDLSEDFDQDKIRQTVANTLEEGYARVINFGDYLRI
- a CDS encoding prenyltransferase/squalene oxidase repeat-containing protein — translated: MHNTHEIGIGTSIIPGVNESKYASVVCFLLDSVDETGRWGGSDFENWAPVVTALTVDLLLNLGFDLETSWIVGDAGSARTHNLKKSIQYLNSSISSDGEFGEDIWDSAKLGQMILRHSLEDEFSRWNALKSSISNSIKRRSYRSRVDTWEGPGTMAALISYCELLRNETEAASIFSELIQLQSDTGEFHGSQSEHGNDLASPVWHTAQVLLAFFNRGLTEKDERVAKSVEWLEKTQTPEGAWRFFHRYDVYFTCYAIMALSRLPKAPTSLTRALSWLDDQVSSNGKVADEGGSIMAALAYFSYHGHKFHASLEGAEYHNARKLGVYCTSLLEELSELQSENSILGSELSNRKEKLEVFERRFGDADFGVTTKQVFVVGLIVAILFSVGIVAGSKVLDGILYRENQNKTNVSVESSHLGPAPKNQDEE
- a CDS encoding transglutaminase family protein, giving the protein MIQDSFLLPNDLVDIPLMEKLTHSPKASGILKTLRKLDFQETEPHAVLKYINQVYQHTLSMPYRYASAQLTATEVLNAGEGMCTNKAVLSVALLRLASIRSGFWVLKYKNSAHIEKTGGASVSASIQKSTVHIAPVVWFHSRWVALDASDDIKTAKIVHNYTPPSEWYGEDVLCIDLSEIDKNLGIWHDITALAKKQQADSGRIRELNSALDRRLNS
- a CDS encoding class I adenylate-forming enzyme family protein, producing MTDLEVRSLSIDRMVCHWALAEPDKTAMRYQSVSISFSQLCGAILKVSEDLRCMADSFDESGLLCIVSQNPINLVVFQLAAVHRGMNSVIGNSQWTSEISEKFLTQSDIISVVHDGSICSQLASSSQKIGIPIQEIVPELQSTNRELPLSDSKPFSLSLLTSGSTGVPKIVQKTAYSLISEIFTWIVELNISRNTNTSVFQPIYYSAAWFYTFSTLAAGGSVHFGVRRPESIFLEELRASVSSHLILVPSQYRRLCEAFGKDEVLSCIKDHQSILIVGEKMDEEARDELRNCCNELVEMWGNTEGLGALWVGSENQEGRRPFLGDKLELSSVIGQTRSGHDVGPVSGFSDADASSNEVIDSDDVGYFKSGRLFILGRTSEVLINSSGLVVEYGTIKSKLKEQGIFSDLYPIIREGGNVGIALHVDQEITDKTKEILNNTRDILKDLELEGVSIGIVRCIPLISVGKVDRDALSKNVQWMCF